In the genome of Staphylococcus durrellii, one region contains:
- a CDS encoding AzlD domain-containing protein: MSTSIHMLLIIVLCGVVTWLTRVIPFMLITRVHLSDKVVQWLSFIPITLFTALIIDGVIEQHSGKFGYTINVPFLVTIIPTVIVAFISRSLTITIVAGIFIMAIIRLLF, translated from the coding sequence ATGAGCACATCAATACATATGTTACTTATTATCGTTTTGTGTGGCGTAGTTACTTGGTTAACACGAGTCATTCCTTTTATGTTAATTACACGTGTTCACTTATCTGATAAGGTCGTACAGTGGTTATCTTTCATACCGATTACGTTGTTTACAGCGTTAATTATCGATGGTGTAATCGAGCAACATAGTGGTAAATTCGGATATACAATTAATGTACCGTTTCTAGTAACAATCATACCAACGGTGATTGTGGCTTTTATCTCCAGAAGCCTCACAATAACAATTGTTGCCGGTATTTTTATTATGGCGATCATACGTTTATTATTTTAA
- a CDS encoding DUF2232 domain-containing protein, with translation MFSKIKPKATILSIISLIIVALALHILPPLGFVLCLFATIPGVVLWHKSKESFGLAAVVTVILTTLLGNIFVLSAMVLILIISFLVGQLLKERTSKERILYVTTTFVSIISLIAFMLLQAFNKIPTVNTLMKPLKTQMLQTMEQSGVQNGYENTIGEGFRQLAVQLPSYVIITIFLLILINLIVTFPILRKFKVATPVFKPLFAWQMNKILLILYVITLLCVMFASKAGTFQSIVLNFEIVLSLCMYLQGLSLIHFFGKAKAMPRALILVLMVIGTIITPFTHIVVLIGFIDLAFNLKGIIKK, from the coding sequence TTGTTTTCAAAAATTAAACCTAAAGCTACTATTTTGAGTATTATCTCACTCATTATTGTTGCTTTAGCCTTACATATATTACCGCCACTTGGTTTTGTATTATGTTTGTTTGCGACAATACCAGGCGTAGTCCTATGGCACAAATCTAAAGAATCATTTGGATTGGCCGCTGTAGTAACAGTAATTTTAACCACATTGTTAGGTAATATATTCGTATTAAGCGCGATGGTCTTAATACTAATTATTAGTTTTTTAGTAGGCCAATTATTAAAAGAACGTACATCTAAAGAACGTATTTTATACGTAACGACAACATTCGTCAGTATTATTTCATTAATCGCTTTTATGCTTTTGCAAGCGTTTAATAAAATACCGACAGTGAACACTTTAATGAAACCACTGAAAACTCAAATGTTACAAACAATGGAGCAAAGTGGTGTACAGAATGGCTACGAAAATACAATAGGAGAAGGCTTCCGTCAATTAGCGGTTCAACTACCGAGCTACGTTATTATAACGATATTTCTACTTATTTTAATTAATCTAATTGTTACATTTCCGATATTACGCAAATTCAAAGTAGCTACACCAGTATTCAAGCCCTTATTTGCTTGGCAAATGAATAAAATTTTACTTATTCTATACGTGATTACACTGTTATGTGTTATGTTTGCGTCTAAAGCGGGTACTTTCCAAAGTATCGTATTGAATTTTGAAATTGTGTTATCATTATGTATGTATTTACAAGGGTTAAGTTTAATACATTTCTTTGGGAAAGCGAAGGCAATGCCTAGAGCTTTAATCCTCGTTTTAATGGTTATAGGGACAATTATAACGCCATTTACACATATTGTAGTTTTAATAGGGTTTATTGATTTAGCATTTAATTTAAAAGGTATCATTAAAAAATAA
- a CDS encoding AzlC family ABC transporter permease has product MASHLTFRQGIKECVPTLLGYAGVGLSFGIVAVASKFSLLEIILLCLLVYAGAAQFIICSLVIAGTPITAIVLTTFIVNSRMFLLSMSLAPRYKDYGWLNRLGLATLVTDETFGVAITPHLKGEQINDRWLHGLNLTAYIFWTISCIVGAVFGKYIQNPDALGLDFAITGMFIFLAISQFETVQRSQITKYIVLIVCVIVMMFLFSLIMPTYVAIILSSVLAATLGVVITK; this is encoded by the coding sequence ATGGCTTCACATTTAACTTTTAGGCAAGGTATCAAGGAATGTGTGCCTACATTATTAGGTTATGCTGGTGTGGGACTTTCTTTCGGTATTGTTGCAGTAGCATCAAAATTTAGTCTTCTTGAAATTATTTTATTATGCTTACTCGTTTATGCTGGGGCAGCACAATTTATCATTTGTAGTTTAGTTATTGCCGGTACGCCTATAACTGCAATAGTACTAACTACTTTTATCGTTAATTCTAGGATGTTCTTATTAAGTATGAGTTTGGCACCTAGATATAAAGATTACGGTTGGCTCAATCGTTTAGGATTAGCGACTTTAGTCACTGATGAAACATTTGGCGTGGCAATAACGCCTCATTTAAAAGGGGAGCAAATAAACGATCGTTGGTTACATGGACTAAACTTAACGGCATATATATTTTGGACAATTTCGTGCATTGTAGGAGCGGTATTCGGGAAGTATATTCAAAACCCTGATGCCCTAGGTTTAGATTTTGCTATTACAGGTATGTTTATCTTTTTAGCAATCTCACAATTTGAAACAGTACAGCGTTCTCAAATAACTAAGTACATCGTATTGATTGTATGTGTGATTGTTATGATGTTTTTATTTAGTTTAATTATGCCTACATATGTTGCAATTATTTTATCGTCTGTATTAGCTGCTACGTTAGGGGTGGTGATCACCAAATGA
- the rplI gene encoding 50S ribosomal protein L9: MKVIFTQNVKGKGNKGEIKDVPVGYANNYLIKNKLAVEATPGNLKQLEQQEKAAKAERQKEIDEATQLKSKLADLEVEVSAKTGEGGKLFGSVSTKQIAQALQEQHDIKIDKRKMDLPSGIHALGYTNVPVKLDKEVEGTIRVHTIEQ; the protein is encoded by the coding sequence ATGAAAGTAATATTCACACAAAACGTTAAAGGTAAAGGTAATAAAGGCGAAATCAAAGACGTACCAGTAGGTTATGCAAATAACTACCTTATAAAAAATAAGTTAGCTGTCGAAGCAACACCAGGTAACCTTAAGCAATTAGAACAACAAGAAAAAGCAGCTAAAGCAGAACGTCAAAAAGAAATTGATGAAGCGACTCAACTTAAATCAAAATTAGCTGACCTTGAAGTGGAAGTCTCAGCTAAAACTGGTGAAGGTGGTAAATTATTCGGTTCTGTTAGCACGAAGCAAATTGCACAAGCTTTGCAAGAGCAACATGACATTAAAATTGATAAACGTAAAATGGATTTACCAAGTGGTATCCATGCATTGGGTTATACAAATGTGCCGGTTAAATTAGATAAAGAAGTTGAAGGTACTATTCGTGTACACACAATCGAACAATAA
- the metX gene encoding homoserine O-acetyltransferase MetX translates to MTNYTVDTLKLGPFETESGETISNLKLRYEHVGFKGQPLVLVCHALTGNHVTYGTDEDHGWWREIIDGGYVPINDYQFLTFNVIGSPFGSSSALIDDDFPSKLTLRDVVRALELGIQALGYTHIDILIGGSLGGMQALELLYNRKFDVKKAVILAATDKTSSYSRAFNEIARQSIQLAGKEGMSIARQLGFLTYRSSKSYDKRFSPDQVVAYQRHQGDKFKENFNKNCYLTLLDVLDSHDIDRGRTDVNEVFKSLDTKVLTMGFTDDLLYPDDLVRAVGERFKYHRHFFVPDNVGHDGFLLNFNDWAPNLYHFLKVSQFKRK, encoded by the coding sequence ATGACAAATTACACTGTGGATACGTTAAAATTAGGACCATTTGAAACAGAATCAGGAGAAACAATTTCAAATTTAAAATTACGCTATGAACATGTAGGTTTCAAAGGGCAACCGCTTGTATTAGTGTGTCATGCTTTGACAGGCAACCATGTAACATACGGCACAGACGAAGATCACGGTTGGTGGCGCGAAATTATTGATGGTGGTTATGTGCCGATTAATGATTATCAATTTTTGACATTTAACGTTATAGGTAGTCCTTTTGGCTCAAGTTCTGCATTAATAGATGATGATTTTCCTTCTAAACTTACATTAAGAGACGTAGTACGTGCGCTAGAATTAGGTATCCAGGCGTTAGGATACACGCACATAGATATATTAATCGGGGGTTCTCTCGGTGGTATGCAAGCACTGGAGTTATTATATAATAGAAAATTTGATGTTAAGAAGGCAGTTATACTTGCTGCTACAGATAAGACTTCTTCTTATAGCCGTGCCTTCAATGAAATTGCTCGACAATCTATTCAACTAGCTGGGAAAGAGGGCATGAGTATTGCGCGACAGTTAGGATTTTTAACTTATCGTTCATCGAAAAGTTACGATAAACGATTTTCACCAGATCAAGTCGTTGCATATCAACGTCATCAAGGCGATAAATTTAAAGAAAACTTCAATAAGAATTGTTATTTAACACTGCTGGATGTCTTGGACAGCCACGATATTGATAGGGGTCGCACTGATGTTAATGAAGTATTCAAATCTTTAGACACTAAAGTATTAACGATGGGCTTTACTGATGATTTACTATATCCAGACGATTTAGTACGTGCAGTAGGTGAACGTTTTAAATACCATCGCCATTTCTTTGTTCCTGATAATGTAGGGCATGATGGATTCTTACTTAACTTTAATGATTGGGCACCAAATTTATATCATTTCCTGAAAGTATCGCAGTTTAAACGTAAATAA
- a CDS encoding DHH family phosphoesterase has protein sequence MNRQSTKKALVLPFIIMAITALVLVAVWFIFNQLIAGIATAILIVVIIIAALMVRQALQKMDNYVDNLSGHISAGSNRAIKNLPIGMVVIDENENIEWMNQFMSERLDRNVISDPVNEVYPNILKQLEKTEEIDIEDRNYHYRVRYSENEHILYFFDITEEVRINELYNESKPIIATLFLDNYDEITQNMNDTQRSEINSMVTRVISRWATEYDIYFKRYSTDQFVAYLNQHILDEIEDSNFNILSQLREKSVGYRAQLTLSIGVGEGSDSLIDLGELSQSGLDLALGRGGDQVAIKNQNGNVRFYGGKTDPMEKRTRVRARVISHALKDILMEGDKVIIMGHKRPDLDAIGAAIGVSRFAMMNNLDAHIVLNDSDIDPTLRRVMDSIDEKPELKERFISSEEAWDNMTSRTTVVIVDTHKPEMVIDEDILNKANRKVVIDHHRRGESFVSSPLLVYMEPYASSTAELVTELLEYQPTEQRLTRLESTVMFAGIIVDTRNFTLRTGSRTFDAASYLRAHGADTILTQHFLKDDIDTYINRTELIRTVELQDNGVAIAHGPDDKIYHPVTVAQAADELLSLDGVEASYVVARREDSLVGMSARSLGAINVQLTMEALGGGGHLTNAATQLKDVTVEEAIEQLQQAITEQMSRSEN, from the coding sequence ATGAACCGTCAATCCACTAAAAAAGCATTAGTTTTACCATTTATCATTATGGCAATTACGGCACTTGTTTTAGTCGCGGTATGGTTTATTTTTAATCAACTCATTGCCGGTATCGCTACTGCAATTTTGATAGTCGTAATTATTATTGCTGCTCTAATGGTAAGGCAAGCTTTGCAAAAGATGGACAACTATGTTGATAATTTGAGCGGACACATATCGGCCGGTAGTAATCGGGCAATTAAAAATTTACCTATTGGTATGGTAGTCATTGATGAAAATGAAAATATTGAATGGATGAACCAATTCATGTCTGAACGTTTGGATCGTAATGTAATTTCAGATCCAGTAAATGAAGTTTATCCTAATATATTGAAGCAATTAGAAAAAACTGAAGAAATTGATATAGAGGATAGAAATTATCACTATCGCGTTAGATATTCTGAAAATGAACATATTTTATATTTCTTTGATATAACTGAAGAAGTTCGTATTAATGAGTTATATAATGAATCAAAACCAATCATCGCCACGTTATTTTTAGATAACTACGATGAAATCACTCAAAATATGAACGATACTCAGCGTTCGGAAATTAATTCTATGGTAACACGAGTAATCAGTCGTTGGGCAACTGAATACGACATTTACTTTAAGCGTTACAGTACTGATCAATTCGTTGCATATTTAAATCAACACATATTAGATGAAATTGAAGATTCAAACTTTAATATTTTAAGTCAGTTAAGAGAAAAAAGTGTTGGTTATAGAGCACAACTTACATTAAGTATTGGCGTCGGTGAGGGTTCTGATAGTCTTATCGACCTTGGTGAACTATCTCAATCTGGTCTAGATTTAGCTTTAGGTCGTGGTGGTGACCAAGTAGCGATTAAAAACCAAAACGGTAACGTACGTTTTTATGGCGGTAAGACTGACCCAATGGAAAAACGTACACGTGTTAGAGCACGCGTAATATCACATGCACTTAAGGATATCCTTATGGAAGGCGATAAAGTTATTATTATGGGACATAAACGTCCTGATTTAGATGCTATTGGTGCAGCTATTGGGGTGTCACGCTTTGCGATGATGAACAATTTGGATGCACATATTGTATTAAATGATTCAGATATCGATCCAACACTACGCCGTGTAATGGATTCTATCGATGAAAAACCTGAACTCAAAGAACGCTTTATTTCTTCTGAAGAAGCATGGGATAATATGACCTCAAGGACGACTGTTGTCATTGTCGATACACATAAACCTGAAATGGTTATAGATGAAGACATTTTAAACAAAGCAAATAGAAAAGTAGTTATTGATCACCATAGACGTGGGGAAAGCTTTGTTTCTAGTCCATTACTCGTTTACATGGAACCATATGCTAGTTCGACAGCAGAACTTGTTACAGAACTATTAGAATATCAACCAACGGAACAACGTTTAACACGTTTAGAATCAACAGTAATGTTCGCAGGTATTATTGTCGATACGCGTAACTTTACTTTACGTACTGGTTCCAGAACATTTGATGCAGCAAGTTATTTACGTGCGCATGGTGCTGACACAATTTTAACGCAGCACTTCTTGAAAGATGATATCGATACGTATATTAATCGGACAGAATTAATTCGTACGGTCGAATTACAAGATAACGGTGTCGCCATTGCTCATGGTCCAGACGATAAAATATACCATCCCGTTACGGTTGCACAAGCTGCGGATGAGTTGTTAAGTTTAGATGGTGTAGAGGCATCTTATGTGGTTGCTAGAAGAGAAGATTCTCTAGTAGGTATGTCTGCCCGCTCACTTGGTGCGATTAACGTACAATTAACAATGGAAGCGCTCGGCGGTGGAGGCCATTTAACAAATGCTGCCACTCAACTTAAAGATGTGACCGTTGAAGAAGCGATTGAACAATTACAACAAGCAATAACAGAACAAATGAGTAGGAGTGAAAATTGA